In Erpetoichthys calabaricus chromosome 6, fErpCal1.3, whole genome shotgun sequence, one genomic interval encodes:
- the rnf182 gene encoding E3 ubiquitin-protein ligase RNF182 has translation MSGPMSEVPVDASCSEELECKICYNQYNLKSRRPKVLECCHRMCAKCLTKLVDLEEPPRHVVTCPFCRFETCLLSGDAVAELPDDHNIVTALTFGKKSGRYLQENSAELLLSPKRLTSFVNPSHDSSSNCLVITIMEVQGDTAQATGAGPPVVELYQPSGFNPIAAMSRRWALRNFISSLCQTSGRVLVWLLGLLYFSSLPLGVYLLVLREVTLGIVFVSLVPSSLLIFIIYGFCQCFCHELLDCISS, from the coding sequence ATGAGTGGGCCAATGTCAGAGGTGCCCGTGGACGCCAGCTGCAGTGAGGAGCTGGAGTGTAAGATCTGCTACAACCAGTACAACCTCAAGAGTCGGAGACCCAAGGTGCTGGAGTGCTGCCACAGGATGTGCGCCAAGTGCCTGACCAAGCTGGTGGACCTGGAGGAGCCGCCACGTCACGTGGTCACCTGCCCCTTCTGCCGCTTTGAGACCTGCCTACTGTCAGGGGATGCGGTGGCCGAGCTGCCCGACGACCACAACATCGTGACAGCCCTGACCTTCGGCAAGAAGAGCGGCCGCTACCTGCAGGAGAACTCGGCCGAACTGCTGCTCAGCCCCAAGAGGCTCACCTCCTTTGTCAACCCTTCCCACGACTCGTCATCCAACTGCCTGGTCATCACCATCATGGAGGTGCAGGGGGACACCGCCCAGGCGACTGGCGCCGGCCCTCCGGTCGTCGAGCTCTACCAGCCGTCTGGCTTTAACCCGATCGCCGCCATGTCGCGCCGGTGGGCACTGCGCAACTTCATCTCCTCGCTGTGCCAGACGTCTGGCAGGGTGCTGGTCTGGCTGCTCGGCCTCCTCTACTTCAGCTCGCTGCCCCTGGGCGTCTACCTGTTGGTGCTACGTGAGGTCACTTTGGGCATCGTGTTTGTCAGCCTAGTCCCTTCCAGTCTGCTCATCTTTATTATCTACGGCTTCTGTCAATGCTTTTGTCACGAGCTCTTAGATTGCATCTCTTCCTAA